Proteins encoded within one genomic window of Thermodesulfobacteriota bacterium:
- a CDS encoding CVNH domain-containing protein yields MTAIIIRTLFLFFALSVAASMQGTDSRAQNVPGGTYKDTCRQISVVGGNLVAQCQRADGSWHNSTLNYHDCSGDIRNDNGTLKCKHSSISPGKVPSGTYKNSCRDIRTDGNKLKAQCKKTNGVWNNTSINYRNCSGDIWNDNGDLSCKGSGSGGSVPRGSYKNSCTDYYTEGNRLYASCKKKGGGWRNTSINYRNCNKDIWNDNGELACGGGGGGSGSLPKGSYKETCRNMYVEGNVLEADCLNRNGKYSHTSIKYKNCKKGVYNDRGQLRCN; encoded by the coding sequence ATGACTGCAATTATAATCCGTACGCTGTTCCTGTTTTTTGCCTTATCCGTGGCCGCGTCAATGCAGGGGACCGACTCCCGCGCCCAGAACGTCCCGGGCGGGACCTATAAGGACACATGCCGGCAGATATCCGTCGTAGGCGGGAATCTCGTCGCCCAGTGTCAGAGGGCGGACGGAAGCTGGCACAATTCCACGCTCAATTATCACGACTGCTCGGGTGATATCCGGAACGACAACGGGACCCTCAAGTGCAAGCACTCGTCGATAAGTCCCGGCAAGGTGCCTTCCGGCACCTACAAGAACTCGTGCCGCGACATACGCACCGACGGCAACAAGCTGAAGGCCCAGTGCAAGAAGACGAACGGGGTCTGGAACAATACGAGCATCAATTACAGGAACTGCTCGGGGGACATATGGAACGACAACGGCGACCTTTCCTGCAAGGGATCGGGCTCGGGCGGAAGCGTCCCGCGCGGGAGCTACAAGAACAGCTGCACCGACTATTACACCGAGGGAAACCGCCTGTACGCGAGCTGCAAGAAAAAGGGCGGGGGCTGGCGGAACACCTCGATCAACTACAGGAACTGCAACAAGGACATATGGAACGATAACGGTGAGCTCGCGTGCGGAGGCGGCGGGGGCGGAAGCGGGTCTCTCCCGAAGGGAAGCTACAAGGAGACCTGCAGGAACATGTACGTCGAGGGCAACGTCCTCGAAGCGGACTGCCTCAACCGGAACGGAAAATACTCGCACACCAGCATAAAGTACAAGAACTGCAAAAAGGGCGTCTACAACGACAGGGGCCAGCTCAGGTGTAATTAG